A segment of the Streptomyces sp. XD-27 genome:
GGCGGTCGCCTGCCGCAGTTGCCCGGCGGCGGCCAGGTTCCGCAGCCGCGTGGCGTACTCGCGGTCCGTCCACAGCGAGTCGAAGGGGTTGTTCTCCTCGACCGTGCCGGGGAGCAGCTCGAAGATGAACTTGCCCGCGAGCGCGTCCCGGCCCGGCCAGCCGTCCGCCCGCACCGCGTCGTCCAGCGTCGCGTGCCCGCCGAGCAGATCGGCCGGGCGGTAGACGGCGTCGCCCAACTTGGCGTTGACAAGCGCGTCGAACTCGTCCGGGCCGCGGCCGCCTCGGTCGTTGAAGCCGTCCTTCATCTCGACCTTGACCAGAATGGGACGGTGGCCGGGGTGGGCGTCGTGCCACGCCCGCATGTCGGCGAGGCAGCCGTTCAGGCTCTGGTTGCGCGGCTTGGTGCGCAGCTCGGCCGCAGAGCCCGCGTTCTCGCAGTTGTTGGCGTTGCCAAACGGGTTGCTGTGCGAGACCCGCCACTGGCTGCTGGTGAAGTTGGTCCATACGTCCAGCTCCAGGAGCCCGGCCCCGGAGTCGAGCGCGTCCGCGAGGTAGGGGTATTTCGCCTGCTCATAGGCGTTGTGGACACCGACTCCGGTGGTCGCGGAGAACGCGGCCGCGGTCTGTTCCGGCTCCGCGTGAGCGGGTACGGGCGCGGCGAGGGCCGCTATGACTGCCGTGGGGAGCGCGAAGGTCGCCGCCGCGCTCGTGAGCCGGGACTTCTGCATACGTGTGCCGCCTTGATTTCCGTGGGGTCAAGTCGGCAGCAGCGTACGGGCATTCGATGGGTGGCTGGATGTCGCCCCGGTGGCGGAGCGAAGAACGGCAGCACGTCACACCTCCGGGACCCCCGGCGAGGCGCGGTCCCGGCGCAGCGCCCCCCGGCTGAGGCACCAGCAAAGCCCCGCCCCGGGCGAGGCGCCACCCTAGGCCAAGGCCCCAGCAGAGCCCCGCCCCGGCGAGATGCCACCTCGGCCAAGGCCCCAGCAAAACGCCGCCCGGCCGAGGCCCCGGCATAGCCCCGCCCCGGCGAGGTTTCCCCCTCCCCGGCGAGGCGCCGGCCCCGGCGTGCGGGGTCAGTCCTCGAGGTCGAACGAGCCGTACGTGGGGCGCCCGGCGAGCTGGTAGGTGTGCGCCGCGACCCCGGCACCCGTAGTCCTGCTGTCCAGCAGCCGCAGCGCGGTCGGCACGGCGCCCTCGGCGAACAGCCGCTTCCCCGTGCCCAGGACGACCGGGTACACCATCAGCCGGAACTCGTCAATGAGATCGTGTGCCATCAGGGACTGCGCCAGGTTGCCACTGCCGTGGATCTGGAGCTCCCCGTCCAGTTCCCTCTTGAGCTTGGCCACGGCCCGCGGCACGTCCGTGTCGAGCAGCGTGGAGTTCTGCCAGTCCAGCGTGTCCAAGGTGGTGGAGGCGACGTACTTCGGGAGGGTGTTGAGGCTCGTGGCGATGGGGTCCTGTTCGTCGGTGACCCGCGGCCAGTACCCGGCGAATATCTCGTACGTACGGCGGCCCAGCAGAAAGGCGCTCGCCCCGCCGAACCACTCGACGACGATCCGACCCATGTCCTCATCGGCGTACGGGACCACCCAGCCCCCGTACTCGAAACCGCCGCTGGTGTCCTCGCCGGGCCCTCCCGGGCCCTGCACGACCCCGTCCAGCGAGAGGAAGGCGGTGAGCGTCAGCTTCGCCATGACATGCTCCGTTCCGTACTGGTCCAAGTGCTTCCAAGTGGCTTCATGTACGTGGACTTCGGCCCGGCGGAAAACTCATCGCCAGGCGGCGAGCATCTGCCCCATGGTCGCGAGGGCCGGAGGGGCCACCCGGTAGTAGACCCAGGTGCCGCGCCGCTCGGAGGTGAGCAGTCCGGCCTCCTTGAGCTTCTTCAGGTGATGGGAGACGGTCGGCTGGGAGACCCCGACATCGGAGATGTCGCAGACACAGGCCTCCCCGCCCGTGTGCGAGGCCACCAGGGAGAACAGCCGCAGCCGGACAGGATCGCCGAGCGCCTTGAACATCGCGGCGGTGCGCTCGGCCTCCTCGGCCGACAGCGGGCGCTCGGTCAGCGGTGGGCAGCACGGCACGACGCCCGACTCCAGGACCGGCAGCACCTCGGAATGAGACATATCTCTATGTTGACATATGTCAAATCAGCAGGGGGGACAGATCCCGCCGCCAGGAGGACAGCGACCACCGGCCGTCCCGCTGACCGCCTACCGCCTACCGCCTACCGCCTACCGCCTACCGCCTACCGCCTACCGCCTACCGCACAGGAATGGCGAGCTCACGGCCGCGATAGAACGCCTCCCGCTCGTCGGTGACGTATTCGGCCATGGCCGCGCGCCGCTGCGCCTCCGCGTCGGACGACCGATAGGCGTCGCACGTTTGCTTGGAGTCCCAGAACGACACGCCGATGATCTCCCGCCCGTCCTCGGACCAGTACGCGTAGGCGTGGCGAAGCCCTTCGGGGTAGGGGGTCGGCCGCCACGCCCTCTCGAAGTCGTCCAGCTTGCCCGGCTTGATGCGGCGCGTTGTCATCCAGACGAAGTGCTCCTCCATCACGGCCTCCTCCTGACCGGTTGACCGGCTTATCCGCTCGGTGCACTCTCACACCACCGTAGGCTCGCGGGGCCGGTTCCGCCTCCGGGTCAGCACCGCGCCCTGCCGTAGTGCCGGGCCAGGGCGTGGAACGCCTGCTTCGGCTCCCAGTGCCAGGCGGATGCGGGGTCCTCGGGCCTGTCCTTGATCGTCTTCACGATGCTGTAGCTGGCCATGTCGAGGTCGTAGCGAGGCTCGGGCCGGTGCGGGGAGTCGGGGCTGACGAAGTTGTAGACCAGCGCCGCGTACAGGCCCATCGACTCGAAGACGTCCAGCATGTCGGTGAGGTACGCGGCCTGAGTCCGCTCGCTGCGGACCAGGTCGCCGACGATCTCGGGGGGTTCCTTGCTGTAGTCGACGGCGTTCCACCCCATGCCGCCCTGCTCAGGAGCGCCTACGAAGGTGCAGGAGCCGAACTCGGAGATCGCCACCGGCTTGCCCCAGCGCAGGTAGGGCGTGAGCTCCCGGACATAGTCGGACCGGCGGGGGTGGTACGCGTAATAGTTGACGCTGACGATGTCGAACAGGCCCCAGTCGGTCTCACCGGCTTCGTCGAACGCGGCGGCATACGTCAGCGGGCCATGGAAGACGGACCTGCCGACCGATGCCGACCGCGCGACGAAACTGCGCAGCCGACGCTTCATCTGCACCGGATCGAAGTTCCCCTTGGTCATGTTCTCGATCCGCTCCATGACGTCGGCGCCTGGCACGATGCCTGGCACAAACAGCACGAACTCGCAGCCCACGCTGAGGTGGACCCGGGCGCCCTGGCGCCGCAGCCGCTCGGCGTGTCTGCCCGTTTCCGCCAGGTGGTCGAGGATCTCCCGCTGCGGGCGGTCCCTCAGTCGCGGCTGGAGCCAGACGTGCAGCCCGCGCTCCGCCGCCTCCGACGATGCTGCCGTGAGCCGCTCG
Coding sequences within it:
- a CDS encoding abortive phage infection protein, with translation MRTEGISRARFLAGAGAVGAAVSAGSLMAAGRAQAAGAAVGAAAGAGEGPGLAYRGVCYEVGKGETPGTAWNAARVRKDIRVIKEELHAGSVSVFGDGVERLTAASSEAAERGLHVWLQPRLRDRPQREILDHLAETGRHAERLRRQGARVHLSVGCEFVLFVPGIVPGADVMERIENMTKGNFDPVQMKRRLRSFVARSASVGRSVFHGPLTYAAAFDEAGETDWGLFDIVSVNYYAYHPRRSDYVRELTPYLRWGKPVAISEFGSCTFVGAPEQGGMGWNAVDYSKEPPEIVGDLVRSERTQAAYLTDMLDVFESMGLYAALVYNFVSPDSPHRPEPRYDLDMASYSIVKTIKDRPEDPASAWHWEPKQAFHALARHYGRARC
- a CDS encoding helix-turn-helix transcriptional regulator — translated: MSHSEVLPVLESGVVPCCPPLTERPLSAEEAERTAAMFKALGDPVRLRLFSLVASHTGGEACVCDISDVGVSQPTVSHHLKKLKEAGLLTSERRGTWVYYRVAPPALATMGQMLAAWR
- a CDS encoding phosphatidylinositol-specific phospholipase C domain-containing protein; this translates as MQKSRLTSAAATFALPTAVIAALAAPVPAHAEPEQTAAAFSATTGVGVHNAYEQAKYPYLADALDSGAGLLELDVWTNFTSSQWRVSHSNPFGNANNCENAGSAAELRTKPRNQSLNGCLADMRAWHDAHPGHRPILVKVEMKDGFNDRGGRGPDEFDALVNAKLGDAVYRPADLLGGHATLDDAVRADGWPGRDALAGKFIFELLPGTVEENNPFDSLWTDREYATRLRNLAAAGQLRQATAFPAVHKAESGDPRRRYADASLRPWFVVFDGDAAAYVQNGIDTAWYDQRHYLLIMTDAHKVSPAIDATRPAEADARARVELLARKHASFATADWYPLPSVLSMVTPRG
- a CDS encoding dihydrofolate reductase family protein — protein: MAKLTLTAFLSLDGVVQGPGGPGEDTSGGFEYGGWVVPYADEDMGRIVVEWFGGASAFLLGRRTYEIFAGYWPRVTDEQDPIATSLNTLPKYVASTTLDTLDWQNSTLLDTDVPRAVAKLKRELDGELQIHGSGNLAQSLMAHDLIDEFRLMVYPVVLGTGKRLFAEGAVPTALRLLDSRTTGAGVAAHTYQLAGRPTYGSFDLED